A section of the Leptolyngbya sp. CCY15150 genome encodes:
- a CDS encoding DUF3592 domain-containing protein, with the protein MADSSCSSSNYATPVLDVGMLHWGIPTPATIQSKFISTSYDSETGASDILYNLRYQYQTSDNKRYTGRASVKPSAYQRVHEGDTVIVYYLPRLPRWSTLEAFQAVSSRSPFLIATLLTLIGWISALGFISYIILPVIQSITARST; encoded by the coding sequence ATGGCAGATTCCTCCTGTTCATCCTCTAATTATGCAACACCCGTTTTGGATGTGGGCATGCTTCATTGGGGAATTCCAACACCAGCCACTATTCAATCTAAGTTCATCAGCACTAGTTACGACTCTGAAACTGGCGCCTCAGATATCCTATATAATCTGAGATATCAGTATCAAACATCTGACAACAAACGTTATACAGGGCGAGCCTCCGTTAAGCCATCTGCTTATCAACGCGTTCATGAGGGCGATACAGTTATCGTCTATTACTTACCTAGATTGCCACGATGGTCAACCTTAGAAGCATTTCAGGCTGTTTCTAGCCGCTCTCCTTTCTTAATAGCCACCTTGCTCACGCTCATTGGCTGGATCAGCGCCTTGGGGTTCATTAGTTATATTATCTTACCAGTAATTCAGAGTATTACAGCCCGATCAACGTGA